The following are encoded together in the Mumia sp. Pv4-285 genome:
- the rpsG gene encoding 30S ribosomal protein S7: MPRKGPAPKRPVEADPVYSSPLVTQLINKVLEDGKKQVAQRIVYTALEGTREKTGTDPVITLKRALDNVKPTLEVKSRRVGGATYQVPIEVRASRANTLALRWLVRFASERREKTMAERMMNELLDASNGLGGAVKKREDTHKMAEANKAFAHYRW; the protein is encoded by the coding sequence ATGCCGCGCAAGGGTCCCGCACCGAAGCGCCCCGTCGAGGCCGATCCGGTCTACTCGAGCCCCCTGGTCACGCAGCTGATCAACAAGGTCCTCGAGGACGGCAAGAAGCAGGTCGCACAGCGCATCGTCTACACCGCGCTCGAGGGCACTCGCGAGAAGACCGGCACCGACCCGGTCATCACGCTGAAGCGTGCGCTCGACAACGTGAAGCCGACCCTCGAGGTCAAGTCCCGCCGTGTCGGCGGTGCGACCTACCAGGTCCCGATCGAGGTCCGCGCGTCGCGCGCCAACACCCTCGCGCTCCGCTGGCTCGTCCGGTTCGCCAGCGAGCGTCGCGAGAAGACCATGGCCGAGCGCATGATGAACGAGCTGCTCGACGCCTCGAACGGTCTCGGCGGCGCGGTCAAGAAGCGTGAGGACACGCACAAGATGGCCGAGGCCAACAAGGCCTTCGCCCACTACCGCTGGTGA
- a CDS encoding hydroxyacid-oxoacid transhydrogenase produces the protein MSFSAPTTPESVFTYGSPRLKFGSGASTELGYELASLGVRRALLVTDRGLEATGIPARIVDEVAADGVSLDVYADTHVEPTDASLRHAIDHARANGPYDAVVALGGGSAIDTAKAVNLLTTNDGELMDYINVPVGAGRAPAKALLPMIALPTTTGTGSESTTICVLDVLEQHVKTGISHPRLRPELAIIDPQLTLSQPPQVTAASGMDILCHALESYTARPYTSYERKTAAQRVPYCGANPISDMWAEKSMSLLASAFRTAVRDGGDVAAREQMSLAATFAGMGFGNAGVHIPHANAYPIAGQVKDFCPDGYPQGGAMVPHGMAVSLTAPEAFRFTFDASPERHVRAAELLEPGAERPDDLADFLPGVLVRLMRDIEIPAGIGAVGFDKADIPALVEGTMKQQRLLATAPKPVHEEAVTAIFERSITLW, from the coding sequence ATGTCGTTCTCTGCCCCGACCACTCCCGAGAGCGTGTTCACGTATGGATCGCCGCGCCTGAAGTTCGGCTCCGGTGCGAGCACCGAGCTCGGCTACGAGCTGGCGTCGCTCGGGGTGCGTCGCGCGCTGCTGGTCACCGACCGTGGCCTCGAGGCGACAGGGATCCCCGCACGGATCGTCGACGAGGTCGCCGCTGACGGCGTGAGCCTCGACGTGTACGCCGACACCCATGTCGAGCCGACCGACGCGAGCCTGCGTCACGCGATCGACCATGCTCGCGCGAACGGCCCGTACGACGCGGTCGTGGCGCTCGGAGGCGGCTCGGCCATCGACACGGCGAAGGCGGTGAACCTGCTCACCACCAACGACGGCGAGCTGATGGACTACATCAACGTGCCGGTCGGTGCCGGACGCGCTCCCGCGAAGGCACTGCTGCCGATGATCGCCCTGCCGACCACGACCGGCACGGGGAGCGAGAGCACCACCATCTGCGTCCTCGACGTCCTCGAGCAGCACGTCAAGACCGGCATCAGCCATCCGCGGCTGCGCCCCGAGCTCGCGATCATCGACCCTCAGCTGACGTTGTCCCAGCCGCCGCAGGTCACCGCCGCGAGCGGGATGGACATCCTGTGCCACGCCCTCGAGAGCTACACCGCCCGCCCCTACACCTCGTACGAGCGCAAGACGGCCGCCCAGCGTGTCCCGTACTGCGGAGCCAACCCGATCTCCGACATGTGGGCGGAGAAGTCGATGAGCCTGCTCGCGTCGGCGTTCCGTACGGCGGTCCGCGACGGTGGCGACGTCGCGGCACGCGAGCAGATGTCGCTCGCGGCGACGTTCGCCGGCATGGGCTTCGGCAACGCCGGCGTGCACATCCCGCACGCCAACGCGTACCCGATCGCCGGCCAGGTCAAGGACTTCTGCCCGGACGGCTACCCGCAGGGCGGGGCCATGGTGCCGCACGGCATGGCGGTCTCCCTCACGGCGCCCGAGGCGTTCCGCTTCACCTTCGACGCGTCTCCCGAGCGTCACGTCCGCGCAGCCGAGCTGCTCGAGCCGGGCGCCGAGCGACCGGACGACCTCGCCGACTTCCTGCCCGGCGTGCTGGTCCGGCTGATGCGTGACATCGAGATCCCGGCCGGCATCGGCGCCGTCGGCTTCGACAAGGCAGACATCCCGGCCCTGGTCGAGGGCACGATGAAGCAGCAGCGGCTGCTCGCGACCGCGCCGAAGCCCGTCCACGAAGAGGCGGTCACGGCGATCTTCGAGCGGTCGATCACCCTGTGGTGA
- the fusA gene encoding elongation factor G: MAVDITTNLATVRNIGIMAHIDAGKTTTTERILFYTGITYKIGEVHEGAATMDWMEQEQERGITITSAATTCLWKNHQINIIDTPGHVDFTVEVERSLRVLDGAVAVFDGVAGVEPQSQTVWRQANKYHVPRMCFVNKLDRTGADFFYCVDTIVERLNANPAVLQLPIGAESDFVGVVDLVGMRALTWRGETAMGEDYAVEEIPAELADQAAEYREKLLDTVATADDDLMELYLEGEDIDVETLKAAIRRATLADKIVPVLCGTAFKNKGVQPLLDAVVDYLPSPIDVGSVAGHKVGDEDTEFTREPTEAEPFSALAFKIAADPHLGKLTYIRLYSGRLEAGTMVLNSVKGRKERIGKIYQMHANKREEIASVGAGQIVAVMGLKDTTTGETLSDPSNPIVLESMTFPAPVIQVAIEPKTKSDQEKLGVAIQRLAEEDPTFTVHTDEETGQTIIAGMGELHLDILVDRMKREFRVEANVGKPQVAYRETIKRKVEKVSYTHKKQTGGSGQFAKVLIHIEPTGPVVGGEGGYEFVNEVTGGRVPREYIPAVDEGAQEAMEFGVLAGYPMVDVKVTLADGQYHDVDSSELAFKIAGSMAFKDAARKADPVLLEPMFKVEVTTPESYLGEVIGDINSRRGQIQQMTERSGDRVVEALVPLSEMFGYVGDLRSKTSGQASYSMEFDSYAEVPKNVAEEIIKKARGE; the protein is encoded by the coding sequence GTGGCCGTAGACATCACCACCAACCTCGCCACGGTGCGCAACATCGGCATCATGGCGCACATCGACGCGGGCAAGACGACGACGACCGAGCGCATCCTCTTCTACACCGGCATCACCTACAAGATCGGTGAGGTCCACGAGGGCGCGGCCACGATGGACTGGATGGAGCAGGAGCAGGAGCGCGGCATCACGATCACGTCCGCCGCGACGACCTGCCTCTGGAAGAACCACCAGATCAACATCATCGACACGCCGGGTCACGTCGACTTCACCGTCGAGGTGGAGCGTTCGCTCCGGGTCCTCGACGGTGCGGTGGCGGTGTTCGACGGCGTCGCCGGCGTCGAGCCGCAGTCCCAGACCGTGTGGCGCCAGGCCAACAAGTACCACGTGCCGCGGATGTGCTTCGTCAACAAGCTCGACCGCACCGGTGCCGACTTCTTCTACTGCGTCGACACCATCGTGGAGCGCCTCAACGCCAACCCGGCGGTGCTGCAGCTCCCGATCGGTGCCGAGTCGGACTTCGTCGGCGTCGTCGACCTCGTCGGCATGCGCGCCCTCACCTGGCGCGGCGAGACCGCGATGGGCGAGGACTACGCGGTCGAGGAGATCCCGGCCGAGCTCGCCGACCAGGCCGCCGAGTACCGCGAGAAGCTCCTCGACACCGTCGCGACCGCTGACGACGACCTCATGGAGCTGTACCTCGAGGGCGAGGACATCGACGTCGAGACGCTGAAGGCCGCGATCCGTCGCGCCACGCTCGCCGACAAGATCGTCCCGGTCCTGTGCGGCACCGCGTTCAAGAACAAGGGCGTCCAGCCCCTGCTCGACGCGGTCGTCGACTACCTGCCCTCGCCGATCGACGTCGGCTCCGTCGCGGGCCACAAGGTCGGCGACGAGGACACCGAGTTCACGCGCGAGCCCACCGAGGCCGAGCCGTTCTCGGCCCTGGCGTTCAAGATCGCGGCTGACCCGCACCTCGGCAAGCTGACCTACATCCGTCTCTACTCGGGACGCCTCGAGGCCGGCACCATGGTCCTGAACTCCGTCAAGGGGCGCAAGGAGCGGATCGGCAAGATCTACCAGATGCACGCCAACAAGCGCGAGGAGATCGCGTCGGTCGGCGCCGGTCAGATCGTCGCCGTGATGGGTCTCAAGGACACCACCACGGGTGAGACGCTGTCCGACCCGAGCAACCCGATCGTCCTCGAGTCGATGACGTTCCCGGCTCCGGTGATCCAGGTCGCCATCGAGCCCAAGACCAAGAGCGACCAGGAGAAGCTCGGCGTCGCGATCCAGCGTCTCGCCGAGGAGGACCCGACGTTCACGGTCCACACCGACGAGGAGACCGGGCAGACCATCATCGCCGGCATGGGCGAGCTGCACCTCGACATCCTCGTGGACCGCATGAAGCGCGAGTTCCGCGTCGAGGCGAACGTCGGCAAGCCGCAGGTCGCCTACCGCGAGACCATCAAGCGCAAGGTCGAGAAGGTCTCGTACACCCACAAGAAGCAGACCGGTGGCTCCGGCCAGTTCGCGAAGGTCCTCATCCACATCGAGCCCACGGGCCCGGTCGTGGGTGGCGAGGGCGGCTACGAGTTCGTCAACGAAGTCACCGGTGGACGCGTCCCGCGGGAATACATCCCCGCCGTCGACGAGGGCGCGCAGGAAGCCATGGAGTTCGGTGTTCTTGCCGGATACCCCATGGTCGACGTCAAGGTGACGCTGGCCGACGGCCAGTACCACGACGTCGACTCATCAGAGCTCGCTTTCAAGATCGCCGGTTCGATGGCGTTCAAGGATGCGGCACGCAAGGCAGACCCGGTGCTCCTCGAGCCGATGTTCAAGGTCGAGGTCACCACCCCTGAGTCCTATCTGGGGGAAGTCATCGGCGACATCAACTCTCGCCGCGGACAGATCCAGCAGATGACGGAACGGTCCGGAGACCGGGTCGTCGAGGCACTCGTTCCGCTCTCCGAGATGTTCGGGTACGTCGGAGACCTCCGGTCGAAGACGTCGGGGCAGGCGTCGTACTCCATGGAGTTCGACTCCTACGCCGAGGTGCCTAAGAACGTGGCGGAAGAGATCATCAAGAAGGCCAGGGGCGAGTGA
- a CDS encoding cation diffusion facilitator family transporter: MGHDHAHATPSAQHRPRLALVLGLTVLVLVIEVVAAALTGSLALLADAGHMLSDTFGLAMALVAVTVAQRQGSPRRTFGYHRSEILAAGLNGLVLLVVCAVVTVSAIRRLGDAPAIDSPWMLAAGVLGLAANVVGLLVLRQGARESLNVRGAYLEVLGDAVGSVAVIIAAVVIMATGWYGADAVASLAIAALIAPRAIGLLREVADVLLESTPRDLDLDELREHMRETPGVLDVHDLHVWTITSGMPVMSAHVVVDDAVLDVDAGHGVLDNLRSCLSDHFDVDHSTFQLEPASHAATEHHTHR, encoded by the coding sequence GTGGGACACGACCATGCGCACGCGACGCCGTCGGCGCAGCACCGCCCGAGACTGGCGCTGGTGCTGGGCCTGACGGTCCTCGTCCTCGTGATCGAGGTCGTGGCCGCCGCGCTCACCGGCAGCCTCGCTCTGCTGGCCGACGCCGGGCACATGCTGAGCGACACGTTCGGCCTGGCGATGGCCCTGGTCGCGGTGACCGTCGCGCAGCGGCAGGGGAGCCCGCGACGCACCTTCGGCTACCACCGCTCGGAGATCCTCGCGGCCGGGCTGAACGGCCTCGTCCTCCTCGTGGTGTGTGCCGTCGTGACGGTCTCGGCGATCCGCCGGCTTGGCGACGCGCCGGCGATCGACTCGCCGTGGATGCTCGCCGCCGGCGTGCTCGGCCTGGCGGCCAACGTCGTCGGTCTGCTCGTTCTACGGCAGGGTGCGCGGGAGAGCCTCAACGTCCGCGGCGCCTACCTGGAGGTTCTCGGCGACGCCGTCGGCTCCGTCGCGGTGATCATCGCCGCCGTGGTGATCATGGCGACCGGGTGGTACGGCGCCGATGCCGTCGCCTCGCTCGCCATCGCCGCGCTCATCGCTCCCCGCGCGATCGGCCTGCTCCGCGAGGTCGCCGACGTCCTTCTGGAGTCGACGCCGCGCGACCTGGATCTCGACGAGCTGCGGGAGCACATGCGCGAGACGCCGGGAGTCCTCGACGTGCACGACCTCCACGTGTGGACGATCACGTCGGGGATGCCGGTGATGTCGGCCCACGTCGTCGTCGACGACGCGGTGCTGGACGTGGATGCCGGCCACGGGGTCCTCGACAACCTCCGCAGCTGTCTCTCGGACCACTTCGACGTCGATCACTCGACGTTCCAGCTCGAGCCTGCGAGCCACGCGGCGACCGAGCACCACACCCACCGCTGA
- the tuf gene encoding elongation factor Tu, with translation MAKAKFERTKPHMNIGTIGHIDHGKTTLTAAITKVLHDKYPDLNEASAFDQIDKAPEERQRGITISIAHVEYQTENRHYAHVDCPGHADYVKNMITGAAQMDGAILVVAATDGPMPQTREHVLLARQVGVPAMVVALNKCDMVDDDELIELVELEVRELLSEQEFDGDNAPVVRVAAFPALNGDAKWGESIMELMNAVDEYIPEPPRETDKPFLMPVEDVFTITGRGTVITGRIERGIVKLNDTVDIVGIRTEKQTSTVTGIEMFRKLLDEGQAGENVGLLLRGTKREDVERGMVVIAPGTTTPHTEFEGQVYILSKEEGGRHTPFFNNYRPQFYFRTTDVTGVVTLPEGTEMVMPGDNTEMSVQLIQPIAMDEGLRFAIREGGRTVGAGRVTKINK, from the coding sequence GTGGCTAAGGCGAAGTTCGAGCGGACTAAGCCGCACATGAACATCGGCACCATCGGTCACATCGACCACGGTAAGACGACGCTGACCGCGGCGATTACCAAGGTGCTGCACGACAAGTACCCGGATCTGAACGAGGCCTCGGCCTTCGACCAGATCGACAAGGCTCCTGAGGAGCGCCAGCGCGGTATCACGATCTCGATCGCTCACGTCGAGTACCAGACCGAGAACCGTCACTACGCGCACGTCGACTGCCCGGGTCACGCCGACTACGTGAAGAACATGATCACGGGTGCGGCACAGATGGACGGCGCGATCCTCGTGGTCGCCGCCACCGACGGCCCGATGCCCCAGACGCGTGAGCACGTCCTGCTCGCCCGTCAGGTCGGCGTGCCGGCGATGGTCGTCGCCCTCAACAAGTGCGACATGGTCGACGACGACGAGCTCATCGAGCTCGTCGAGCTCGAGGTCCGTGAGCTCCTCAGCGAGCAGGAGTTCGACGGTGACAACGCACCGGTCGTCCGCGTGGCCGCCTTCCCGGCGCTCAACGGCGACGCCAAGTGGGGCGAGTCGATCATGGAGCTCATGAACGCTGTCGACGAGTACATCCCCGAGCCCCCGCGTGAGACGGACAAGCCGTTCCTCATGCCGGTCGAGGATGTCTTCACGATCACCGGTCGCGGCACCGTCATCACGGGCCGCATCGAGCGGGGCATCGTCAAGCTCAACGACACCGTCGACATCGTCGGCATCCGCACGGAGAAGCAGACCTCGACCGTCACCGGCATCGAGATGTTCCGCAAGCTCCTCGACGAGGGCCAGGCGGGTGAGAACGTCGGCCTGCTGCTTCGCGGCACCAAGCGCGAGGACGTCGAGCGCGGCATGGTCGTCATCGCTCCGGGCACCACGACTCCCCACACGGAGTTCGAGGGTCAGGTCTACATCCTGAGCAAGGAGGAGGGCGGCCGTCACACGCCGTTCTTCAACAACTACCGCCCGCAGTTCTACTTCCGCACCACGGACGTCACCGGCGTCGTCACGCTGCCCGAGGGCACCGAGATGGTCATGCCGGGCGACAACACCGAGATGTCGGTTCAGCTGATCCAGCCGATCGCGATGGACGAAGGTCTTCGTTTCGCGATCCGCGAGGGTGGTCGTACGGTCGGCGCTGGTCGCGTCACCAAGATCAACAAGTGA
- a CDS encoding FAD-binding and (Fe-S)-binding domain-containing protein has product MSPAPSALDLRGSGVDVAAALRRAGVRDVDDSTLARALYSTDASLYRVVPEVVVRPRSVDEVLAAVDVARTSGVPLTSRGAGTSIAGNAVGPGIVVDFTRHLNQVLDIDVEARTARVQPGTVHASLQREAFAHGLRYGPDPSTHTRCTIGGMIGNNACGSRALAYGRSADTVAGLDVVTMAGERLDLVRPARGAAPAVSGSPTLEALRTLVDAGLGTIRTEFGRFGRQVSGYSMEHLLPENGFDVARFLSGTEGTLAVMLEATVDLVSDPPHRVLLLLGYPTMADAADDVTAILPHGPTACEGLDARIVDVVRAQRGPASVPPLPAGAGWMFVELSGDSLAELEARAAAVSAEVGTRSTRLVTDTVEQAVLWRIREEGAGLAARSLTRPAYAGWEDTAVPPERLGTYLREFEALLRQYDLDGVPYGHFGDGCVHVRIDFPFAQDDGARVFRDFLHDAAVLVAGHGGSLSGEHGDGRARSELLPLMYSPGAIALFGRVKAAFDPDDLLNPGVLVAPAPLDADLRGTGVGRVQDRLALRLLHDDGDFGAAVHRCTGVGKCIADPALTGGGAGGVMCPSYQATRNEKDSTRGRARVLQEMVDGRLVGKGWKDPAVHEALDLCLSCKGCARDCPTGIDMATYKAEVLHQTYKGRLRPRNHYALGMLPRWARLSAPVARLANLALRVPGLRHVALWLAGVDSRRSIPAFATTTLRRWSRRTGTAARTADVGAPARDRAGERPEVLIWADSFTNYFQTAPGQAAVRVLEAAGYRVRLLDESVCCGLTWISTGQLDGARRNVERTVAALHPYVAAGIPVVGLEPSCLTVLRTDAVELSDDPRAAEVARGVFTLAELLTRTEGWEPPDLADVTIVAQPHCHQASMLGWQVDAALLERAGAAVTRVGGCCGLAGNFGVEKGHYDVSVKVAEHQLLPAVRTAPEGAVVLADGFSCRTQLDDLAEVRALHLAELLDQRRGADAPDGGAR; this is encoded by the coding sequence GTGAGCCCTGCTCCCTCCGCGCTCGACCTCCGCGGTTCCGGGGTCGACGTCGCGGCGGCGCTGCGGCGGGCGGGTGTCCGTGACGTCGACGACTCCACGCTCGCGCGTGCGCTGTACAGCACGGACGCCTCGCTCTACCGCGTCGTCCCCGAGGTCGTGGTGCGCCCGCGCTCGGTCGACGAGGTGCTGGCCGCGGTCGACGTCGCGCGCACCAGCGGGGTGCCGCTGACCTCCCGGGGCGCCGGCACATCGATCGCGGGCAACGCCGTCGGTCCGGGCATCGTGGTCGACTTCACGCGTCACCTCAACCAGGTCCTCGACATCGACGTGGAGGCGCGGACGGCACGCGTGCAGCCCGGCACCGTCCACGCCTCGCTCCAGCGCGAGGCCTTCGCCCACGGCCTGCGCTACGGGCCCGACCCGTCGACGCACACCCGCTGCACGATCGGCGGCATGATCGGCAACAACGCGTGCGGGTCCCGCGCCCTCGCGTACGGGCGGTCGGCCGACACCGTCGCCGGGCTCGACGTGGTGACGATGGCGGGGGAGCGGCTCGACCTCGTACGCCCCGCGCGGGGCGCCGCGCCCGCGGTCTCGGGATCGCCCACCCTCGAGGCGCTCCGTACGCTCGTCGACGCCGGCCTGGGCACGATCCGGACGGAGTTCGGCAGGTTCGGGCGCCAGGTCTCCGGCTACAGCATGGAGCACCTGCTGCCCGAGAACGGCTTCGACGTGGCACGCTTCCTGTCCGGCACCGAGGGGACGCTCGCCGTGATGCTGGAGGCGACGGTCGACCTGGTCTCGGACCCGCCGCACCGCGTCCTGCTGCTCCTCGGCTACCCGACGATGGCGGACGCGGCCGACGACGTGACGGCGATCCTCCCGCACGGCCCGACGGCGTGCGAGGGGCTCGACGCCCGGATCGTCGACGTGGTGCGCGCGCAGCGCGGCCCCGCGTCGGTTCCCCCGCTCCCCGCCGGCGCGGGCTGGATGTTCGTCGAGCTCTCCGGCGACTCGCTCGCCGAGCTGGAGGCGCGGGCCGCGGCGGTCTCGGCAGAGGTCGGCACGCGTTCCACCCGGCTCGTGACGGACACCGTCGAGCAGGCGGTGCTGTGGCGCATCCGCGAGGAGGGCGCGGGCCTCGCCGCCCGTTCGCTGACTCGACCCGCGTACGCCGGCTGGGAGGACACCGCCGTGCCTCCGGAGCGTCTCGGCACGTATCTGCGCGAGTTCGAGGCGCTGCTGCGCCAGTACGACCTCGACGGCGTCCCGTACGGCCACTTCGGCGACGGCTGCGTCCACGTCCGCATCGACTTCCCCTTCGCGCAGGACGACGGTGCCCGCGTGTTCCGCGACTTCCTGCACGACGCCGCGGTGCTCGTCGCCGGACACGGTGGATCGCTGTCGGGCGAGCACGGTGACGGGCGGGCACGCTCCGAGCTGCTCCCGCTGATGTACAGTCCCGGGGCGATCGCGCTCTTCGGCCGGGTCAAGGCTGCCTTCGACCCGGACGACCTCCTCAACCCCGGCGTCCTCGTCGCCCCGGCGCCGCTCGACGCCGACCTGCGCGGGACCGGCGTGGGCCGTGTCCAGGACCGGCTCGCCCTGCGGCTGCTGCACGACGACGGCGACTTCGGTGCCGCCGTCCACCGCTGCACGGGTGTCGGCAAGTGCATCGCGGACCCTGCGCTCACCGGAGGCGGCGCCGGGGGAGTGATGTGCCCCTCGTACCAGGCCACCCGCAACGAGAAGGACTCCACGCGGGGGCGGGCCCGCGTCCTCCAGGAGATGGTCGACGGCCGCCTGGTAGGCAAGGGGTGGAAGGACCCCGCCGTCCACGAGGCCCTCGACCTGTGCCTCTCCTGCAAGGGCTGCGCGCGCGACTGCCCGACCGGGATCGACATGGCGACCTACAAGGCCGAGGTGCTGCACCAGACGTACAAGGGCAGGCTGCGCCCCCGCAACCACTACGCGCTCGGCATGCTGCCCCGCTGGGCCCGGCTGTCGGCGCCGGTCGCGCGGCTCGCCAACCTCGCTCTCCGGGTCCCCGGTCTGCGACACGTCGCCCTCTGGCTCGCCGGCGTCGACTCGCGCAGGAGCATCCCCGCGTTCGCCACGACGACGCTCCGTCGATGGAGCCGCAGGACCGGCACCGCGGCGCGCACCGCCGACGTGGGCGCACCCGCGCGCGATCGTGCAGGAGAGCGGCCCGAGGTGCTGATCTGGGCCGACTCGTTCACCAACTACTTCCAGACCGCTCCCGGGCAGGCCGCCGTACGCGTGCTCGAGGCCGCCGGCTACCGCGTGCGGCTCCTGGACGAGTCGGTGTGCTGCGGCCTCACCTGGATCTCGACCGGCCAGCTCGACGGAGCACGCCGCAACGTCGAGCGGACCGTCGCGGCCCTGCACCCGTACGTCGCCGCCGGGATCCCCGTCGTCGGCCTGGAGCCGTCCTGCCTCACGGTGCTCCGTACGGACGCGGTCGAGCTCAGCGACGACCCGCGGGCCGCCGAGGTGGCCCGGGGAGTGTTCACTCTCGCCGAGCTGCTCACCCGCACCGAGGGGTGGGAGCCCCCGGACCTCGCCGACGTGACGATCGTCGCGCAGCCGCACTGCCACCAGGCGTCGATGCTCGGCTGGCAGGTCGACGCCGCCCTGCTCGAGAGGGCCGGTGCCGCCGTCACCCGGGTCGGCGGGTGCTGCGGGCTGGCGGGCAACTTCGGGGTCGAGAAGGGCCACTACGACGTCTCGGTGAAGGTCGCCGAGCACCAGCTGCTCCCTGCTGTCCGGACGGCGCCCGAAGGGGCCGTCGTCCTCGCTGACGGGTTCTCGTGCCGGACGCAGCTCGACGACCTGGCCGAGGTCCGCGCACTGCACCTCGCCGAGCTGCTCGACCAGCGGAGGGGCGCCGACGCGCCTGACGGCGGGGCGCGGTGA
- a CDS encoding acyltransferase family protein: protein MQPPAKVAAGTTADAPRPSTRDPLLDNARYWVMLLVVAGHALQYLLEVPEARGTYAWIYAFHMPAFVLISGYVSRRYEGSPKQTRALITTLVLPYVALNVGLDGFRALLDGKPLDINLLDPAWSTWFLIALVAWRLSTPVWRVLRAPVLVAIAISLVAGLWQVSNVVSIHRILGLLPFYVAGMYLRPEHFAMLRRPVVRAASALALAATLGWCLVRQEDWSVSWLYWRDAYAQAPLDADPVGGVVTRAGLLVVGFALTAAVLSVVPRREDATTELGKRTMNAYMVHGFVLIALAHFGAFDVLAGIGGLSVPVVLVSSVLLGTALMSDAVGRVVGPLVAPTMPWAFRDRTRSGEAAQPRTSVQPRAGGV, encoded by the coding sequence ATGCAGCCCCCCGCAAAGGTCGCCGCCGGCACCACGGCCGACGCGCCGCGACCCTCGACTCGTGACCCCCTGCTCGACAACGCCCGCTACTGGGTGATGCTCCTCGTCGTGGCGGGTCACGCTCTCCAGTACCTCCTCGAGGTGCCGGAGGCCCGCGGCACGTACGCCTGGATCTACGCGTTCCACATGCCGGCGTTCGTGCTGATCTCCGGGTACGTCTCGCGACGGTACGAGGGCTCCCCGAAGCAGACCCGTGCGCTGATCACCACGCTGGTGCTTCCGTACGTCGCCCTCAACGTGGGTCTCGACGGGTTCCGGGCCCTGCTGGACGGCAAGCCCCTCGACATCAACCTGCTCGACCCGGCGTGGTCGACGTGGTTCCTCATCGCGCTGGTGGCGTGGCGGTTGTCGACGCCGGTCTGGCGTGTCCTGCGCGCCCCGGTGCTGGTGGCGATCGCGATCAGCCTGGTGGCCGGCCTCTGGCAGGTCAGCAACGTGGTGTCGATCCACAGGATCCTCGGTCTGCTGCCGTTCTACGTCGCGGGCATGTACCTGCGCCCGGAGCACTTCGCCATGCTGCGCCGCCCCGTCGTCCGGGCCGCGTCGGCGCTGGCTCTGGCCGCGACCCTCGGCTGGTGCCTCGTGCGCCAGGAGGACTGGTCGGTGTCGTGGCTGTACTGGCGCGATGCGTACGCGCAGGCTCCGCTCGACGCCGATCCGGTAGGCGGCGTCGTCACGCGCGCTGGTCTGCTGGTCGTCGGGTTCGCCCTGACTGCGGCCGTGCTCTCGGTCGTGCCGCGTCGCGAGGATGCCACGACCGAGCTGGGCAAGCGGACGATGAACGCGTACATGGTCCACGGGTTCGTCCTGATCGCGCTCGCGCACTTCGGCGCGTTCGACGTGCTGGCCGGGATCGGTGGGCTGTCCGTGCCCGTCGTGCTCGTGTCGTCGGTCCTGCTCGGGACGGCGCTGATGTCGGACGCCGTGGGCCGGGTCGTCGGACCTCTGGTGGCGCCGACGATGCCGTGGGCGTTCCGTGACCGGACCAGGTCCGGCGAGGCCGCTCAGCCGCGGACGAGCGTTCAGCCGCGCGCCGGCGGCGTGTAG
- the rpsL gene encoding 30S ribosomal protein S12, whose amino-acid sequence MPTIQQLVRKGRQDKVAKTKTPALKGSPQRRGVCTRVYTTTPKKPNSALRKVARVRLSSGIEVTAYIPGEGHNLQEHSIVLVRGGRVKDLPGVRYKIIRGALDTQGVKSRKQARSRYGAKKEKS is encoded by the coding sequence GTGCCAACGATCCAGCAGTTGGTCCGAAAGGGCCGTCAGGACAAGGTGGCGAAGACCAAGACGCCCGCCCTGAAGGGTTCGCCGCAGCGTCGTGGAGTGTGCACCCGCGTGTACACGACGACGCCGAAGAAGCCGAACTCCGCGCTGCGGAAGGTTGCTCGTGTCCGGCTGAGCAGCGGGATCGAGGTCACTGCCTACATCCCCGGTGAGGGTCACAACCTGCAGGAGCACTCGATCGTGCTCGTTCGCGGTGGTCGCGTGAAGGACCTCCCGGGTGTGCGTTACAAGATCATCCGCGGCGCGCTGGACACCCAGGGTGTCAAGAGCCGCAAGCAGGCTCGCAGCCGTTACGGCGCGAAGAAGGAGAAGAGCTGA